CGCTCCTCCGCGCCAATAATTCTTGAGGGTCTGTCGCAAGATGGGCTCGATCACCTTGGGGACGTGCTTCTTCGCGATGCCGGCGGCTTGCCCGATCCGCTCCGCCATGGCCAGCGTGGCAATCACCAGCGGCGAGGAGAACGAGCCCATGGCGTGGTAGAGCGTCTTCCCGCGGCTGGCGATGGAGAACACCGACCCGCCCAGGTCTTCCGCGATGCGCCGCCCAACCCGCACCGCGGCAGGATCGCCCTCGACGGCGAAAGGCACGCCCGCCAGGGAAGGGGTCGCGCGCTCGACGAAGGTCATCATGGGATGTAGCGAGGCTACGGCGGCGCCCTTCTTGCGCAACGGAGCAAGCTCAGCGCTGCTCAAGGCCCCGCTGGAATGCAGGGCGATCCGCCCGCTCCAGCGCCGTGCCAGCTCCCGCGCCATCCGGCCGATGGCGTCGTCGGTCACGCAGATCCAGAGTACGTCGGAACGCAAGGGCCCGGTCGTCGCGATACGCGCGCCGACTTCCCTCGCCAACGCGCTTCCCCGCCGACGCGATTCCGCGCGCTCCCGTACGACCACGTCGGTGATCCGGTATCCGGCGCGGCGCAGCGCCGGAGCCATGGCTCGCGCCAGGTTCCCGGCGCCAACGATCGCGATCGTAGGCTTGCGCACGGCAGGGAGGATAACAGTCGGCAGTCGCCAGTCGCCAGTCGCCAGTCGCCAGTCGGCATCTGCGCTGCTTTATAGTGAGGGCATGGGCAAAAGGAAAAAAGTGCGGGTGCTTTCCTCTAAGACAGTCTTTCGCGGGCCGGTGTTCTCGGTCACGCTGGATGAGGTCATAGAACCGAACGGCGTCCGGGCGCGCCGCGACACGGTCCGCCATCCGGGCTCGGTGGTGGTCCTGGTGGTGGACGATACGAGGAAGACGCCGCGGGTGCTGCTGTTGCGGCAGTACCGCTACCCTGCGGAGGCCAGCCTATGGGAGCTACCCGCCGGACGCATCGACCGCGGCGAGCGCGAACTGGCGGCGGCCCAGCGCGAGCTCATGGAAGAGACCGGCTTCCGGGCCAAACACTGGAAGCACTTGTTCATGTTCTATTCGTCGCCCGGCTTCCTCGACGAGACCATGGCCATCTACCGAGCGAGTGGGTTGCGTGCGGGCGAAGCCGCGCCCGAGGACGACGAAGTCATCGCCAAGCGCTTCTTCACCCTTCCCCAGGCGGTGGGCATGATCGCCTCCGGGCGGGTGCGCGACGGCAAGACCATCGCCGCGCTGCTGTGGCTGGACCGGCAGCAGCGCCGCTGAAAACCTGCTCCCAGCGCTGGTCTTGGCATATGTACTTTGTCGGCAACACCGCCGCGGAGCTGTTCCCT
The nucleotide sequence above comes from Terriglobales bacterium. Encoded proteins:
- a CDS encoding NUDIX hydrolase codes for the protein MGKRKKVRVLSSKTVFRGPVFSVTLDEVIEPNGVRARRDTVRHPGSVVVLVVDDTRKTPRVLLLRQYRYPAEASLWELPAGRIDRGERELAAAQRELMEETGFRAKHWKHLFMFYSSPGFLDETMAIYRASGLRAGEAAPEDDEVIAKRFFTLPQAVGMIASGRVRDGKTIAALLWLDRQQRR
- a CDS encoding DUF2520 domain-containing protein, which encodes MRKPTIAIVGAGNLARAMAPALRRAGYRITDVVVRERAESRRRGSALAREVGARIATTGPLRSDVLWICVTDDAIGRMARELARRWSGRIALHSSGALSSAELAPLRKKGAAVASLHPMMTFVERATPSLAGVPFAVEGDPAAVRVGRRIAEDLGGSVFSIASRGKTLYHAMGSFSSPLVIATLAMAERIGQAAGIAKKHVPKVIEPILRQTLKNYWRGGAAKAFSGPIVRADLRTVRRHLRELRKVPGARAIYVALARSAVGNFPVRDPKSLRKILG